A stretch of the Lolium perenne isolate Kyuss_39 chromosome 3, Kyuss_2.0, whole genome shotgun sequence genome encodes the following:
- the LOC127339167 gene encoding uncharacterized protein — MVLATHQLSRELLDKGKGALARMHSMIFPKAKQEKTLGQLIDAFAVDTKEVIEVFKRTSRTYGALLAFQLMMGYGFKADIEEMTKELPKEKDGRLVNLSAFTASARTCARQLLDLVSSGKASAGPSLSTQTQAP, encoded by the coding sequence ATGGTTCTTGCCACCCACCAGCTTTCCCGGGAGCTGCTTGACAAGGGaaagggtgctctggcgcggatgcattcaatgatattccccaaggccaagcaggagaagactctgggacagctgattgatgccttcgcagtcgacaccaaggaggtcatcgaggtattcaagcgcacctcacgtacctatggtgcccttcttgccttccaacttatgatgggttacggctttaaggctgacatcgaagaaatgactaaggagctgccgaaagagaaaGATGGGCGTCTTGTTAACTTAAGCGCTTTTACAGCGTCCGCCCgtacttgtgctcgccagctccttgattTAGTTTCGTCGGGAAAGGCATCGGCTGGCCCCAGCCTGTCGACTCAGACTCAGGCTCCTTGA